A single genomic interval of Penicillium psychrofluorescens genome assembly, chromosome: 2 harbors:
- a CDS encoding uncharacterized protein (ID:PFLUO_003059-T1.cds;~source:funannotate) yields the protein MRWSSRLLALAVTGALGASAFDASLFTFHQDGQDSVSEDVAQLILELRTKSSLAAVLGKMETGTADQLNQFVRSDGMLFGGADGHDAPMRSLVLLEGIDGQVGSAVQKSQPSYIRIPHASSDFMDSDSLESFLGSDGTGINGKHCTYHSTAGLPMTSENAKKCVSEDPILSAGGDLLGHDFLGLIDSVETWTPDGSGLSASRILLKVMESPTGSTDGL from the exons ATGCGCTGGTCCTCCCGGCTCCTGGCCCTGGCTGTCACAGGTGCACTCGGAGCAAGCGCCTTTGATGcctccctcttcaccttccaccAGGATGGTCAAGACTCCGTCTCAGAAGATGTCGCCCAGCTGATTTTGGAGCTTCGGACCAAGTCCTCTCTCGCAGCGGTGCTAGGCAAGATGGAAACAGGGACCGCGGATCAGTTGAATCAGTTTGTCCGGTCCGATGGCATGCTATTTGGAGGCGCCGATGGCCATGACGCCCCCATGAGAAGCTTGGTGCTGCTCGAGGGGATCGATGGGCAAGTGG GATCGGCAGTTCAAAAGAGCCAACCAAGTTATATCCGCATCCCTCATGCTTCCTCCGATTTCATGGACAGTGATTCTCTGGAGTCATTTCTCGGAAGTGATGGGACAGGAATCAATGGCAAACATTGCACCTACCACAGTACGGCCGGTCTGCCAATGACCTCTGAG AATGCCAAAAAATGCGTATCCGAAGACCCCATTCTCTCCGCCGGGGGTGACTTACTCGGCCACGACTTTCTCGGCCTCATTGATTCCGTGGAAACATGGACCCCTGACGGTTCCGGACTGTCGGCTTCGAGAATACTATTGAAGGTAATGGAAAGCCCCACCGGTTCAACGGATGGACTCTAA
- a CDS encoding uncharacterized protein (ID:PFLUO_003060-T1.cds;~source:funannotate): MDEVNERFSLVKYKVWRSSRANQGLPTEGGITAPNSRPNSLKDDPGVVSAPVGVVTAALSPSESANDRIESGASQASQDQHAENSMQPTDEKAPPVAGLSFEQQSIGASNSPQEFKWQHTLNSETVEPDEDEDDGDQIRNALPAELLPNPGDSCAICLDLIEDDDDIRGLTCGHAFHASCVDPWLTSRRACCPLCKADYYVPKPRAPGTENQATGDRQGRRLLVANLDTITRPSPTARTGHRANPFRAQLSLPGRIFPMSNRRGDRSAPPEGRSQLTPHELRREDEPGSAEQHTWPRLVPSRLRGLFNRTGREQPPSPDTELPPASVSRPERQTPRELEAGPD; the protein is encoded by the coding sequence ATGGACGAAGTCAATGAGCGTTTCTCGCTTGTCAAATATAAGGTATGGAGGTCTTCTCGCGCAAACCAAGGTCTACCAACAGAAGGAGGGATCACGGCCCCGAATAGCAGGCCTAATAGTCTGAAAGATGACCCGGGTGTGGTTTCTGCACCAGTGGGGGTCGTGACAGCCGCGCTATCGCCATCCGAGAGCGCCAATGACCGAATAGAATCGGGCGCCTCGCAAGCCTCGCAAGACCAACATGCCGAAAATTCGATGCAGCCAACAGACGAAAAAGCGCCCCCTGTGGCTGGTCTCTCTTTCGAGCAACAGAGCATAGGTGCAAGCAATTCTCCGCAAGAATTTAAATGGCAGCACACTTTGAACTCGGAGACAGTTGAGCcagatgaagacgaagacgatggCGATCAGATCCGCAACGCACTTCCTGCCGAACTCTTGCCAAATCCAGGAGACTCTTGTGCCATCTGTCTGGACTTGAttgaggatgacgacgataTAAGAGGCCTGACCTGTGGGCATGCTTTCCATGCCTCCTGTGTCGATCCCTGGCTGACGAGCCGGAGAGCGTGTTGTCCTCTATGCAAGGCGGATTACTACGTACCAAAACCCCGTGCGCCAGGCACGGAAAATCAGGCAACAGGGGACCGGCAAggtcgtcgtcttcttgtGGCTAATCTGGATACGATTACGAGGCCATCCCCAACTGCTCGGACCGGGCATCGAGCGAATCCGTTCCGAGCGCAATTATCATTACCTGGGCGAATCTTCCCAATGTCCAATCGAAGGGGGGACCGATCTGCTCCGCCGGAAGGACGTTCGCAACTAACGCCCCACGAACTCCGCAGGGAGGATGAGCCGGGGAGCGCGGAACAGCATACCTGGCCACGCCTAGTCCCAAGTCGCCTTCGGGGGCTTTTTAATCGCACCGGTCGAGAGCAACCTCCATCGCCTGACACGGAGTTACCGCCTGCTAGCGTTTCACGACCTGAGCGCCAGACGCCTCGCGAACTGGAAGCTGGTCCGGACTAA